A part of Sugiyamaella lignohabitans strain CBS 10342 chromosome D, complete sequence genomic DNA contains:
- the ENV9 gene encoding Env9p (Protein proposed to be involved in vacuolar functions; mutant shows defect in CPY processing and defects in vacuolar morphology; has similarity to oxidoreductases, found in lipid particles; required for replication of Brome mosaic virus in S. cerevisiae, a model system for studying replication of positive-strand RNA viruses in their natural hosts; GO_component: GO:0016021 - integral component of membrane [Evidence IEA]; GO_component: GO:0005811 - lipid particle [Evidence IEA,IEA]; GO_component: GO:0005811 - lipid particle [Evidence IDA] [PMID 14562095]; GO_component: GO:0016020 - membrane [Evidence IEA,IEA]; GO_function: GO:0016491 - oxidoreductase activity [Evidence IEA,IEA]; GO_function: GO:0016491 - oxidoreductase activity [Evidence ISS] [PMID 8972580]; GO_process: GO:0008152 - metabolic process [Evidence IEA]; GO_process: GO:0055114 - oxidation-reduction process [Evidence IEA]; GO_process: GO:0006624 - vacuolar protein processing [Evidence IMP] [PMID 21912603]; GO_process: GO:0007033 - vacuole organization [Evidence IMP] [PMID 21912603]): MKFSEFVQFLGHFRPSAPTFTEKDYPDQTGRVFIVTGGPTGIGYHVSRYLLQKNAKVWVVARSQTKVDAAITQFKKEMPNCNVDFFLVDFSDLATIKPGVQKFLDTESRLDGVFHNAGVMVPPNGSKTTQGYELQLGVNCVGPFLLQKYLDDIIIKTAKISPPNSTRIVWVSSSGHGFSPKAGIQWDNINFEKLNKPWKAYGQSKAINVYQGILWPKKHAGSGVVSLSAHPGNLKSELQRNTSAAMNILLYPANYGAYTELYGALHPSLTTKDNGSYLIPWGKKGVARSDIVEGANGKNGERLWNWLEEQVAPYYN, translated from the coding sequence atgaaattttCTGAATTTGTCCAATTTTTGGGCCATTTCCGCCCTTCTGCTCCAACCTTCACCGAAAAGGATTATCCTGACCAAACTGGCAGAGTGTTTATTGTTACCGGTGGTCCTACTGGTATCGGCTATCATGTCTCCAGATATCTTTTGCAAAAAAATGCTAAAGTCTGGGTTGTAGCCAGAAGCCAAACTAAGGTGGATGCTGCTATCACTCAATTTAAGAAAGAGATGCCAAACTGTAATgtcgatttctttttggtcGACTTTTCCGATCTTGCTACCATCAAGCCTGGTGTACAAAAATTCTTGGACACTGAATCTCGTTTGGACGGTGTTTTTCATAATGCAGGTGTCATGGTTCCTCCCAATGGTTCTAAGACAACACAAGGTTATGAATTGCAACTGGGTGTCAACTGTGTTGGTCCATTTTTacttcaaaaatatttagatgatattattatcaagaCGGCCAAGATCTCACCTCCAAACTCCACTAGAATCGTGTGGGTATCTTCGTCGGGTCATGGCTTTTCGCCGAAGGCTGGTATTCAGTGGGATAACATCAACTTCGAAAAGCTAAATAAACCATGGAAGGCATACGGACAGAGCAAGGCTATCAATGTCTACCAGGGTATTTTGTGGCCCAAGAAGCATGCTGGCTCTGGTGTTGTTTCACTAAGTGCGCACCCAGGAAATCTCAAGTCTGAGCTGCAACGTAACACCTCGGCCGCCATGAACATCCTCCTCTACCCTGCTAATTACGGTGCTTACACTGAGCTCTATGGCGCCCTACACCCATCCCTTACTACTAAGGACAATGGTTCCTATCTAATTCCCTGGGGCAAGAAGGGTGTTGCCAGAAGCGACATTGTTGAGGGTGCCAACGGCAAGAACGGAGAGAGGCTCTGGAACTGGCTCGAAGAGCAGGTTGCTCCGTACTACAACTAA